The following DNA comes from Cervus elaphus chromosome 8, mCerEla1.1, whole genome shotgun sequence.
TTTAGCCCCTAGAACAACATCATACCGTCTGGATCTACCTATACAGTCCTACATCAGCTTCTAGAATATTTGTCAGGAGGGCAAAAGTAAAATGACACTGGCCAGTACAGTCTTTGGATATttaggaaggggagggggagaaagtcAGTTCTCAGATCAAATTAGTCGGCTTCAGTCTCATCAGCAGGGTCTTTGGATTCTTTGTTCTTCCGCACTTCTTCAATGTGCTTGTCCTGTAAAGAAACAGTATATACCACCAGTCAAGTAAAAAAGTCTGCCAGGCCATGCCCCCAAGAGGCCCAAACCAGCATTAGTGTGTACATTATATGACATGTATAACAATATACCAttattatataagtatataccATGGGAATCACATAATTAAGAGTTCTAAGTCATCATCTTCAAATTTCCTAGGTCACTCATTGAACCTAATGATTCAGCCTTCTACTGCTCTTCCCAACAACATGCAATTGTGCTGCAAATTAGTGAatattccttattttaaaataagacaccTCTGATTTAACTTGTTAACCACAAAATGGATGACTACAATACCAAGCACGTGTGATCAAGGCAAAGAGTTCGAGCCATTTCACTGGTGCATCAAACCTCAGGCTCGTAAGCCTCTTAAAGCCAGGAGGAGACACCAACCTTCTCTCGCAAACGCTCCAGTTTGGCAGCCATTTGTGCCTCCCGATTCTCTTTGTTGGCTTCCATCTTGTGGGTCAGCTTCTCTTCCGCCATTTTACTGAAGTTGTTGTTCTCCTCTATCGCTTTCTGAAGCACTTCTTTCTCGTGCTCCCTTTTCTCAGCAAGCTGCTTCAAGACCTCAGCTTCATGGGACTGGAAAAAAGTTTAACAGGCTAGGCTATCTGAAATGTTATATAGCATTAGgtcaaatcacagaagaaaattgAGCGGACTGAAGATAGAAAGTTAAATATACCCTTTAAATAATACTGAAGTCAGGACCTAAATTATCTGTATCAGAATACCGTAAAAATGATATTCTTTTTCTAGTGTTTGTATTTACTTTGGAAAACTGCCCATATTTGTTCAGAGATTCTTGCCCAATTAGTCCTTAAGGAAATCTTTGTAAGATTTACTGCTTAATGGTATCAAGACGATTTGAGTGATATATACTTAGAAATGGCACTTTATTGTGAAGACTTTTGATTTTTTAACTTCAAAGGCTACCTAAAGAAAATGAGCTCATTGTAAAAAAATGTAACCATATTGATAAAAAGGAAATCCacagaaatgttagaaatattaAAACTAAGCCTCCAGATTACTATTTAA
Coding sequences within:
- the STMN1 gene encoding stathmin → MASSDIQVKELEKRASGQAFELILSPRSKESVPEFPLSPPKKKDLSLEEIQKKLEAAEERRKSHEAEVLKQLAEKREHEKEVLQKAIEENNNFSKMAEEKLTHKMEANKENREAQMAAKLERLREKDKHIEEVRKNKESKDPADETEAD